From a region of the Oryza sativa Japonica Group chromosome 6, ASM3414082v1 genome:
- the LOC9266883 gene encoding glycine-rich cell wall structural protein 2: MSNTKTSLVALLFLLTAQLITAARAPIFVTGIGGGGGGYGSGGGEGNGGYGHGYGYGSGYGFGNGGVGGGGYGGGGGYGSGGGEGNGAYGQGYGYGSGNGGGGGGGYGGGGGGSYGSGGMGSGYGGGYGSGYDYGGQGGGGGHGGGGGGGSGYGNGGYGSGFGEGYGSGGGVNGGGGSGGGGGGGGGASGYRYGAGYGKGYGYGGGPGGGGGGAGGGGGGGSYNGGTGGYGEGHGSGYGGGGGHGH, translated from the coding sequence ATGTCTAACACCAAAACTTCACTTGTCGCTCTCCTTTTCCTGCTCACAGCCCAACTTATTACTGCCGCAAGGGCCCCAATCTTTGTGACTGGTattggtggtggaggtggtgggtatggcagcggaggaggagaaggcaatGGTGGATACGGCCATGGTTATGGCTATGGTTCAGGATATGGTTTTGGCAATGGAGGTGTTGGCGGAGGTGGCtatggaggtggaggtgggtatggcagcggaggaggagaaggcaatGGTGCATACGGCCAGGGTTATGGCTATGGTTCTGGCAatggaggtggtggcggtggtggctacggaggtggtggtggcggcagctaTGGAAGCGGTGGCATGGGTTCAGGGTATGGTGGTGGCTATGGTTCAGGCTATGATTATGGGGGccaaggtggaggtggaggtcatggaggagggggtggtggtggatctGGCTATGGCAACGGTGGCTATGGATCTGGCTTTGGTGAAGGTTATGGCTCAGGAGGAGGTGTAAATggaggtggtggcagcggcggtggtggtggaggaggtggtggagccTCAGGATACAGGTATGGTGCAGGCTATGGCAAAGGATATGGTTACGGTGGTGGTcctggtggtggaggtggtggtgcgggtggcggtgggggaggagggagtTACAACGGTGGAACAGGCGGATATGGAGAAGGTCATGGCTCAGGTTACGGGGGTGGTGGCGGACATGGCCATTAA